The Nodularia sp. LEGE 06071 DNA window AGATCATGACGCACGCCAGAAAAACGAATTAGCGGTGTAAAGTATGCAGACTCTTCTTCTGACTCCAAGGGTTTGTGTGCAAGTAGCCCAAACAAGATATGTCGAGCTAAACGCCAGCGCATTAACTGTGCATATGCAAATATAAAGCCTGGTATGTGAGCAGCATATTGAATGGGACGAAACAACAGCGGTAAAAAGTTTTCAAAAGCATCACAGTTAGTAAGTACAAGTCCTGATATTTTTTCGGGGTACTGGTTAATGACTAATTGGCATATAGCACCGCCTGTATCGTTACCAACTAAGGTGACATCATCTAAACCAAGGGCTGTAACAAAATCTGCTACTAAGCGAGCAAGACCAGGTGGAGTTAAGTCAGTGTCGGGGTTCATTGGTTGGACATGAGAGCCGAGAGGTAAGTCTGGGACAATGCAGCGAAACTCGCCTTCGAGTAGAGATACAACATCACGCCAGAGTCGTCCGTTAACCAGAAGCCCGTGTAGAAAGATTAATATTGGTCCCTGTCCGCGATCGCTGTAGTGAAGTATTCCTTGGGGTAGCTCGACAGTTTTATATTCTTGGGTGTGATTTTCTTGAGCGTCAAAACTCATGTTATTCTCCTGTAAGTGAAAAAATATCAAGCTTGCTTTTTCATCTTAGACTTAGAGTTTGGAGCTAATTCTTGACATCCTCACCGGACTGAAGCCACGGTGATTCCAAGAATCACTTCTTGGGTTTCCTCTTTCCGCGACTCGACTTACTTGGAGGGATTTCTCCACCCAAGCAGAGGTCGATGTCTCCAGAGGCGT harbors:
- a CDS encoding alpha/beta fold hydrolase, with translation MSFDAQENHTQEYKTVELPQGILHYSDRGQGPILIFLHGLLVNGRLWRDVVSLLEGEFRCIVPDLPLGSHVQPMNPDTDLTPPGLARLVADFVTALGLDDVTLVGNDTGGAICQLVINQYPEKISGLVLTNCDAFENFLPLLFRPIQYAAHIPGFIFAYAQLMRWRLARHILFGLLAHKPLESEEESAYFTPLIRFSGVRHDLTKAVRGISNRYTLEAARSFPNFKQPVLIVWGENDPFFSDHFAERLKKSFPNAQLERVAKSRAFVPEDQPELLAQLITNFAVTVAASVRG